The bacterium genome contains a region encoding:
- the ilvC gene encoding ketol-acid reductoisomerase, with the protein MPAKVYYEQDANLNLLRGKRVAVIGYGSQGHAQAQNLRDSGVSVVVGLYKGSRSWELAAQDGLEVTTVPQAAAQSDIIQILIPDEIQARVFREEILPHLTGGKAIGVSHGFSIHFNQIVPPADADVFMIAPKSPGHLLRRMYVEGRGVPSLLAVHQDFTGKAKALALAYAHGIGSLRAGVIETTFREETESDLFGEQTVLCGGITELIKAGFETLVQAGYAPEIAYFECLHEMKLIVDLIYEGGLGLMRYSVSNTAKYGDFTRGSRIITEETRAEMRRILAEIQTGVFAKEWILENEAGRPVFNARYRQEAEHPIEEIGRHLRAMMPWLRRDGNAPRPAGRKTEAKAKR; encoded by the coding sequence ATGCCGGCCAAGGTGTACTACGAGCAGGACGCCAACCTGAACCTTCTCCGCGGCAAGCGCGTGGCCGTGATCGGCTACGGGAGTCAGGGGCACGCGCAGGCCCAAAACCTGCGGGACAGCGGGGTCTCGGTGGTGGTCGGCCTGTACAAAGGCAGCCGGTCCTGGGAGCTCGCGGCCCAAGATGGCCTCGAGGTCACGACCGTGCCGCAGGCGGCCGCCCAGTCCGACATCATCCAGATCCTCATCCCGGATGAGATTCAGGCGCGGGTCTTCCGCGAGGAGATCCTGCCTCACCTGACGGGCGGCAAGGCGATCGGCGTTTCCCACGGTTTCAGCATCCATTTCAATCAGATCGTGCCGCCGGCCGACGCCGACGTGTTCATGATCGCGCCGAAGAGCCCGGGGCACCTGCTCCGCCGGATGTATGTCGAGGGGAGGGGGGTCCCCTCGCTGCTGGCCGTGCACCAGGATTTCACCGGGAAGGCCAAGGCCCTGGCGCTCGCCTACGCCCACGGGATCGGCAGCCTGCGCGCCGGCGTGATCGAGACGACGTTCCGGGAGGAAACCGAGAGCGATCTGTTCGGAGAACAGACCGTCCTCTGCGGGGGAATCACGGAGCTGATCAAGGCGGGGTTCGAGACGCTCGTGCAGGCCGGCTACGCCCCGGAGATCGCCTACTTCGAGTGCCTCCATGAGATGAAGCTCATCGTGGACCTCATCTATGAGGGTGGGCTGGGGTTGATGCGGTATTCGGTGAGCAATACCGCGAAGTACGGGGATTTCACGCGGGGGTCCCGGATCATCACCGAGGAGACCCGCGCGGAGATGCGGCGGATTCTCGCCGAGATCCAAACCGGCGTCTTTGCCAAGGAATGGATCCTCGAAAACGAGGCCGGCCGGCCCGTGTTCAATGCCCGATACCGCCAGGAGGCCGAGCATCCCATCGAGGAGATCGGGCGCCACCTGCGGGCCATGATGCCGTGGTTGCGGCGCGACGGCAACGCGCCGCGGCCCGCCGGGAGGAAAACCGAAGCGAAGGCCAAGCGGTAA
- the ilvN gene encoding acetolactate synthase small subunit codes for MKHTISVLVDNTPGVLTKVSGLFRRRGYNIHSLAVGVTEQPTVSRMIIAVDGEPEVLEQIIKQLNKLIEVIKVNDVTGFSTVDRELALIKLNATPATRMEIMEICNVFRANVVDLTEKTMTLEVTGRSDKIDAILSLVQKYGIREMVRTGQVTLVRGTQPT; via the coding sequence ATGAAGCATACCATCTCGGTGCTGGTCGACAACACGCCCGGCGTCCTGACGAAGGTGTCGGGTCTCTTCCGCCGTCGAGGCTACAACATCCACAGCCTGGCGGTCGGGGTGACCGAGCAGCCCACGGTCTCCCGCATGATCATCGCCGTGGACGGCGAGCCCGAGGTCCTTGAACAGATCATCAAGCAGCTCAATAAGCTCATCGAGGTCATCAAGGTCAACGATGTCACCGGGTTCAGCACCGTCGATCGGGAACTGGCGTTGATCAAGCTCAACGCCACACCGGCGACGCGAATGGAGATCATGGAGATCTGCAACGTTTTTCGGGCGAACGTCGTCGACTTGACCGAGAAGACGATGACTCTGGAAGTGACCGGGCGGTCGGACAAGATCGACGCGATCCTGTCGCTGGTGCAAAAGTACGGGATTCGGGAGATGGTGCGAACCGGCCAGGTGACGCTGGTCCGGGGTACCCAGCCCACCTAA